One Methanocaldococcus villosus KIN24-T80 genomic window carries:
- a CDS encoding DUF61 family protein — protein MEVEKIIKSVIKDLNPRFKKKSLKELLNEDRPYILVNGKRHRIKRRELELLKEIASEDLKLPIVLEVDPSINAIVVKGKEEVKVVAKILGKEINIFSEENILYIYKPELRIVRRELPTATQLIFKLPLD, from the coding sequence ATGGAAGTGGAGAAGATTATAAAATCAGTTATTAAAGACTTAAATCCTAGATTTAAGAAAAAAAGTTTAAAAGAGTTATTAAATGAAGATAGGCCATATATATTAGTTAATGGGAAAAGGCATAGAATAAAAAGGAGAGAGTTAGAGTTATTAAAAGAGATAGCTAGTGAAGATTTAAAGCTGCCTATAGTTTTAGAAGTAGATCCATCAATAAATGCTATTGTTGTGAAAGGTAAAGAGGAGGTTAAAGTTGTAGCAAAGATCTTAGGAAAAGAGATAAATATATTCTCTGAAGAAAATATTCTTTATATCTATAAGCCAGAATTAAGAATTGTTAGGAGAGAATTACCTACAGCAACTCAGCTAATATTTAAATTACCTTTGGATTGA
- a CDS encoding NOG1 family protein yields MENPFKKIPTILMPDELMEKALRRGEKVANEMRQKPLPSLIKSKMVEEHKVRTIGSVVADNLQKVIDKAPAVRKLPKFYQEMVEILVGIDEFKKSLGAFKWASDLVKKLTNEYAKKIRRSRTPQQAAKFRKEFVGRVKSILKQIHPEMAFIAVAREKLKDLPTFKDLPTIAIAGYPNVGKSTILKALTGADVEINNYPFTTKGINVGYMDNIQMLDTPGLLDRPLYERNDIELQAILALNYLADIILFVIDASEYCGYSLDEQISLLKEISELFKLPIILAINKIDLIDKERLNKIRDMLKNYEVIEISADKGINLDKLKEILKKRAIESYKSKLRC; encoded by the coding sequence ATGGAAAACCCTTTTAAAAAAATTCCTACTATACTTATGCCTGATGAGCTTATGGAAAAAGCTCTAAGAAGAGGAGAAAAAGTTGCTAATGAAATGAGACAAAAACCATTACCATCTTTAATAAAAAGTAAAATGGTAGAAGAGCATAAAGTTAGGACTATTGGTTCTGTTGTAGCTGACAATTTACAGAAAGTTATTGATAAAGCCCCTGCAGTTAGAAAACTACCAAAATTTTATCAAGAGATGGTGGAAATTCTTGTGGGGATAGATGAGTTTAAAAAATCTCTTGGAGCATTTAAATGGGCTTCAGATTTGGTTAAGAAGCTTACAAATGAATATGCAAAAAAGATTAGAAGATCAAGGACTCCACAACAGGCTGCTAAATTTAGAAAAGAATTTGTTGGTAGAGTAAAATCTATACTAAAACAGATCCACCCTGAAATGGCATTTATTGCTGTTGCAAGGGAGAAATTAAAGGATTTACCAACTTTTAAAGATTTACCAACTATAGCTATAGCAGGTTATCCAAATGTTGGAAAGTCTACAATATTAAAGGCTTTAACTGGAGCAGATGTTGAGATTAATAATTATCCATTTACTACAAAGGGAATAAATGTAGGTTATATGGACAATATTCAAATGCTTGATACCCCAGGTCTTTTAGATAGACCACTATATGAGAGAAATGATATTGAGCTTCAGGCAATATTGGCATTAAACTATTTAGCTGATATAATACTCTTTGTTATAGATGCTTCAGAGTATTGTGGGTATAGCTTAGATGAGCAAATCAGTTTATTAAAAGAGATTTCTGAATTATTTAAATTACCTATAATTTTAGCTATTAATAAGATAGATCTTATTGATAAAGAGAGATTAAATAAAATTAGGGATATGTTAAAAAATTATGAAGTGATAGAGATATCAGCTGATAAAGGAATTAACTTAGATAAACTTAAAGAGATTTTAAAGAAGAGAGCTATTGAAAGTTATAAATCAAAATTAAGGTGTTAG
- a CDS encoding Zn-ribbon domain-containing OB-fold protein translates to MVVRSWRHIKERYNLIGVKCLNCNTVYFPTRELCPKCRRKTKFEEIKLSGRGKVYSYSIIHTAPKEFEKEAPYIIAIVELEEGVKVTGQIVDCPLDKIKIGLPVETVFRKIKEEGEDGVIVYGYKFRPIE, encoded by the coding sequence ATGGTTGTTAGAAGTTGGAGACATATAAAGGAGAGATATAATTTAATAGGAGTTAAATGTTTAAATTGTAACACAGTATATTTCCCAACAAGAGAGTTATGTCCAAAATGTAGAAGGAAAACAAAGTTTGAAGAAATAAAGCTTAGTGGAAGAGGAAAGGTTTATAGCTATTCTATTATACACACAGCTCCAAAAGAGTTTGAAAAGGAGGCTCCTTATATAATTGCTATAGTTGAATTAGAAGAGGGGGTAAAGGTAACTGGGCAAATTGTTGACTGTCCTTTAGATAAAATTAAAATTGGCTTACCAGTAGAAACTGTTTTTAGAAAAATAAAAGAAGAAGGTGAAGATGGGGTTATAGTTTATGGATATAAATTTAGACCCATAGAATAA
- a CDS encoding PGF-pre-PGF domain-containing protein produces the protein MIKIKNKTIVSFFITAILASMLVLTQTAAVSVSLVPSTQECDVGDVVNIDATVTILSSKGEWANIKNITLKVEKDGKVDTVPIPLTLEPGKTVLSNKSLSNTNSEVIEVKLLNTTAVYGYGYGYSYVNDSSYGYLNWHYGYGYGYGYSGYGYNVLNSPSNAIIKYNIKWKPNEAGTYKFTLIVSLKSGEMFASSCEVTVKGIEETTTGGGGKRTTTGEETSEERVKSLLESKPEKYIVKEIKVEPGKKVEISIDKEISSLAGLEKLIIELNKEMNLQVIVAIVKSLPSKVTAPPSGTPYSIFEIVFVDKDTGELVEPKGEVEFKVPKSWLKEKGFGKDEVVLERWDDIEDKWEDLPTELVSETGDGYKYKAKLERFCILSVVAKAATTTEKEIKEENKTTTTKEIKEETENKTEIKEENKTTSVEKQPSTEKPAKGANNMLIIAVILAIIILVAAYLIFMKKQ, from the coding sequence ATGATAAAAATTAAGAATAAAACTATAGTAAGTTTTTTTATAACAGCAATCCTAGCATCAATGTTAGTTCTTACCCAAACTGCTGCAGTTTCAGTTAGCTTAGTTCCTTCAACACAAGAATGTGATGTTGGAGATGTAGTTAATATAGATGCTACTGTAACAATACTCAGTAGTAAAGGGGAATGGGCAAATATAAAAAATATAACCCTCAAAGTTGAAAAGGATGGAAAAGTTGACACTGTTCCAATTCCATTAACATTAGAACCTGGAAAAACTGTATTATCCAATAAATCCCTATCAAATACAAATAGTGAAGTAATTGAAGTTAAATTACTAAACACCACTGCAGTTTATGGTTATGGGTATGGTTATAGTTATGTAAATGATAGTAGTTATGGATATCTAAATTGGCATTATGGTTATGGATATGGTTATGGCTATAGTGGATATGGTTATAATGTTTTAAACTCTCCATCAAATGCTATAATAAAATATAATATAAAATGGAAACCTAATGAAGCTGGGACTTACAAGTTTACATTAATTGTTTCTTTGAAAAGTGGGGAAATGTTTGCCTCAAGTTGTGAAGTTACAGTTAAAGGTATAGAAGAAACAACCACTGGTGGTGGAGGAAAAAGAACAACAACTGGTGAAGAAACTAGTGAAGAGAGAGTAAAAAGCTTATTAGAATCAAAACCAGAAAAATACATTGTTAAAGAAATAAAAGTTGAACCTGGTAAAAAAGTTGAAATAAGTATAGATAAAGAGATATCAAGTTTAGCAGGATTAGAAAAACTGATTATTGAGCTAAATAAAGAAATGAACTTACAAGTTATAGTAGCTATTGTCAAATCATTACCTTCAAAAGTTACAGCTCCTCCATCAGGAACTCCTTACTCAATATTTGAAATTGTATTTGTTGACAAAGACACTGGAGAACTTGTAGAACCAAAAGGAGAAGTTGAGTTTAAAGTTCCAAAATCATGGTTAAAAGAGAAAGGATTTGGAAAAGATGAAGTTGTATTAGAGAGATGGGATGATATTGAAGACAAATGGGAAGACTTACCAACTGAACTAGTAAGTGAGACTGGAGATGGTTACAAATATAAAGCTAAATTAGAGAGATTCTGTATCTTATCAGTAGTTGCTAAAGCTGCTACAACAACAGAAAAAGAAATAAAAGAGGAGAATAAAACTACAACAACAAAAGAAATAAAAGAAGAAACAGAAAATAAAACAGAAATAAAAGAGGAGAATAAAACTACAAGTGTTGAAAAACAACCTTCCACAGAAAAACCAGCTAAAGGAGCTAATAATATGTTAATAATAGCAGTAATATTAGCAATTATAATATTAGTAGCTGCCTATCTAATATTCATGAAAAAACAGTAA
- the aspS gene encoding aspartate--tRNA(Asn) ligase codes for MRTHYSSELSANMDGEIVKVAGWVHSIRALGKLIFVILRDREGFIQIVVPKQKVGEDLFKKIKSLGVEDVISVKGKVVANEKAPNGFEILPLEVDVLNTAKRPLPLDPAEKVPAELDTRLENRFLDLRKPKIQAIFKIRHEMLKSVRNTFYEEGFIEVHTPKLVASCTEGGTELFPISYFEKEAFLSQSPQLYKQMLMATGLDRVFEIAPIFRAEEHNTRRHLNEAISIDVEMAFADDVEAIKMLEKVVHNAIKDVLKNREKELELLGVELELPKKFDKITYDEAIEIAKKKGVEIDWGEDLSREAEKAIGEEMGGFYFIVDWPSDIRPFYTMPKDDRYCKAFDLMYKDLELASGAQRIHLYDLLVENIKKKGLNPDAFTYYLEAFKYGMPPHAGWGLGAERFTMVLTGRENIRECALFPRDRHRLTP; via the coding sequence ATGAGAACTCATTATTCTTCTGAATTGTCAGCTAATATGGATGGGGAAATTGTTAAAGTGGCAGGATGGGTTCATTCTATAAGAGCTTTAGGAAAATTGATATTTGTTATCCTTAGAGATAGAGAAGGGTTTATTCAGATTGTTGTGCCAAAACAGAAAGTTGGAGAAGATTTGTTTAAGAAGATAAAGAGTTTGGGAGTAGAGGATGTTATATCTGTTAAGGGTAAAGTTGTTGCAAATGAAAAAGCTCCTAACGGTTTCGAAATCCTACCTTTAGAAGTGGATGTGTTAAACACAGCTAAACGACCTCTTCCATTAGATCCTGCAGAAAAAGTTCCTGCAGAGTTAGATACAAGATTAGAAAATAGGTTTTTAGATTTGAGAAAGCCTAAAATTCAAGCTATATTTAAAATTAGGCATGAAATGTTAAAATCTGTAAGAAATACATTCTATGAAGAGGGTTTTATAGAAGTTCATACACCAAAACTTGTAGCTTCATGTACAGAAGGAGGTACTGAACTTTTTCCAATATCTTATTTTGAAAAAGAAGCTTTTCTAAGCCAAAGTCCTCAGTTGTATAAACAGATGTTAATGGCTACAGGATTAGATAGGGTTTTTGAAATAGCTCCTATATTTAGAGCAGAAGAGCATAATACAAGAAGACATTTAAATGAGGCAATTTCTATAGATGTTGAAATGGCATTTGCAGATGATGTAGAAGCTATTAAAATGTTAGAGAAAGTGGTACATAATGCTATAAAAGATGTTTTAAAAAATAGAGAAAAGGAGTTAGAGTTGCTTGGAGTGGAGTTAGAATTACCAAAGAAATTTGATAAGATAACCTATGATGAAGCTATAGAAATTGCTAAGAAAAAAGGAGTAGAAATAGATTGGGGAGAGGATCTAAGTAGAGAAGCTGAAAAGGCCATTGGAGAAGAAATGGGTGGATTTTATTTTATAGTTGATTGGCCATCAGATATTAGGCCATTTTATACAATGCCTAAAGATGATAGATATTGTAAAGCTTTTGATTTGATGTATAAAGATCTTGAATTAGCTTCAGGAGCTCAAAGAATACATCTTTATGATCTCTTAGTAGAGAATATTAAGAAAAAAGGTTTAAACCCTGATGCATTTACTTATTATTTAGAGGCATTTAAATATGGGATGCCCCCACATGCAGGTTGGGGGTTAGGGGCGGAGAGATTTACTATGGTTCTGACAGGGAGAGAGAACATAAGAGAGTGTGCCCTCTTTCCAAGAGATAGGCATAGACTAACACCTTAA
- a CDS encoding glycosyltransferase family 2 protein has protein sequence MENNVFIVVPAYNEEKMITKTLKALKNEGYKNIIVVDDGSEDNTYELAKREGVIVCRHLINRGLGGALGTGIKCALLYKPKYIITFDADGQHDVKDIKKIIEALKENDFVIGSRLLDKNEIKNMPIIKRIGNFILNLLTFLMGGYYVSDSQSGLRGFTYDAAKKIIKELKSDRYEVSSEFIIIAKQLKLKVKEVPIKTIYTDYSIKKGTNVLTGIKILIKLICQKIL, from the coding sequence ATGGAAAATAATGTTTTTATTGTAGTCCCAGCATACAATGAGGAAAAGATGATAACTAAAACATTAAAAGCTTTAAAAAATGAAGGATACAAAAATATTATTGTTGTTGATGATGGTTCTGAAGACAACACTTATGAGCTTGCAAAGAGAGAAGGTGTTATTGTTTGTAGGCATTTGATTAATAGAGGTTTAGGAGGGGCATTAGGGACAGGAATAAAGTGTGCTTTATTATATAAACCAAAGTATATAATAACCTTTGATGCTGATGGACAGCATGATGTTAAAGATATTAAAAAAATAATTGAAGCTTTAAAAGAGAATGATTTTGTCATTGGTAGTAGGTTATTAGATAAGAATGAAATAAAAAATATGCCAATTATTAAGAGAATTGGAAATTTTATTTTAAATCTATTAACTTTTTTGATGGGAGGATATTATGTCTCAGATAGTCAGTCTGGATTGAGGGGTTTTACATATGATGCAGCTAAAAAGATTATAAAAGAGTTAAAAAGTGATAGATATGAAGTTTCTTCAGAGTTTATAATTATAGCTAAACAGTTAAAATTAAAGGTAAAAGAAGTGCCAATAAAAACAATATATACTGATTATTCAATAAAAAAAGGGACAAATGTTTTAACTGGAATAAAAATATTAATTAAGTTGATTTGTCAAAAAATATTATAA
- a CDS encoding oligosaccharide flippase family protein, with protein MLLESLILTFFNFSSGFFNYLYQLFMGKLLTPEEYGVVASLLSIFLILGIFPRVINSSLTPQISKLKAKNRLNEINYIFLHYTKRFLILGVIITIIFLILSPLISNFLHIKNIYTIIILLNLPFIFINPINLAILQGLQRFTKLGFTNTLTSLAKFLFGILLVYLTFGVFGALIAILLSSIISYLVSLYFIRDILKLKPKEYFIKNFYKTSKLIFLIIFSYTTITTVDVILAKHYLSKYLAGIYSSVSTLGKIIFFLPGGIQAIILSKAIEYKEKNLNHLNLLKKSIIFLILLTLPILTSYIFFPELVIKVLFSKKYLLAKLYIGKYGLAMLLFSISGLIMNYLISLNVNRIAYPLILVLIFEILAFIIFPKTIDNFINILILTSLLSIVVQVPYIIKGGKIK; from the coding sequence ATGCTCTTAGAATCTTTAATACTAACATTTTTCAACTTTTCCTCAGGATTTTTTAATTACCTCTACCAACTGTTCATGGGGAAACTCTTAACTCCAGAAGAGTATGGAGTAGTTGCTTCTCTACTTTCTATATTTCTCATCTTAGGAATATTTCCAAGAGTAATAAACTCATCCCTAACTCCTCAAATTTCAAAATTAAAGGCAAAGAATAGATTAAATGAAATAAATTATATCTTCCTCCACTATACCAAAAGATTCCTAATATTAGGAGTAATAATAACCATCATTTTTCTAATACTATCTCCACTAATCTCAAACTTCCTACACATTAAAAATATTTACACCATAATAATCCTTCTAAACCTCCCATTTATCTTTATCAACCCAATAAATTTGGCAATCTTACAAGGCTTGCAAAGATTTACCAAATTGGGATTTACAAATACTTTAACATCCTTAGCAAAGTTCTTATTTGGAATTTTATTGGTTTACCTAACTTTTGGAGTTTTTGGGGCTTTAATAGCTATTTTACTCTCAAGCATTATTTCCTACTTAGTATCTCTCTACTTCATAAGGGACATCCTTAAATTAAAACCAAAAGAGTACTTCATAAAAAACTTCTACAAAACATCTAAGTTAATATTCCTCATAATATTTTCCTACACAACAATAACCACAGTAGATGTTATCTTAGCCAAACATTATTTATCAAAGTACTTAGCAGGGATCTACTCCTCAGTGTCTACATTAGGAAAGATCATCTTCTTTCTCCCAGGAGGAATACAAGCCATAATCCTATCTAAGGCAATAGAGTACAAAGAAAAAAACCTAAATCATTTAAATTTATTAAAAAAATCAATAATATTTCTAATCCTATTAACCTTGCCTATCTTAACTTCATACATCTTCTTTCCAGAGTTGGTAATTAAAGTTTTATTCTCAAAAAAATACTTATTGGCTAAACTGTACATAGGGAAGTATGGTTTGGCTATGCTTTTATTCTCAATCTCAGGTTTAATTATGAATTATCTAATCTCTCTAAATGTAAATAGAATTGCTTATCCATTAATTCTTGTATTGATCTTTGAGATCTTAGCCTTTATTATATTTCCAAAAACAATTGATAATTTTATAAATATTCTAATTTTAACTTCGTTACTTTCAATTGTAGTGCAAGTTCCTTATATAATAAAAGGAGGGAAAATTAAATGA
- a CDS encoding thiolase domain-containing protein: MRDVAIIGYGQTAFGELWERSFRSLIVEAGVKAVEAAGIDGKDIDEIYIGNMSSGLFVGQEHVASLIADHAGLNPIAATRVEAACASGSLALRQAILNVASGASDIILVGGVEKMTDVVDPTKAISSAADQEWEAIFGATFPSLYAMMARRYMYEYGLTLEELSMWSVIMHEHGSKNKYAQFRNKVTLEQVMNSPIIADPLRLLHCSPISDGAAALVICEAEKAKEFVNSDDIIYIKASAQASDTIALHSREKITELKAAKIASEKAYKMAKIEAKDIDVSEVHDCFAINGLILLEDIGFCKKGEAKYLLDDIRIDGKKPVNPSGGLKAAGHALGATGIRQVGEIYWQLKRDKEVKDRQVEIKNGYGLAVNVGGTGGTVCVHILSDKR, from the coding sequence ATGAGAGATGTTGCTATTATAGGTTATGGGCAAACAGCATTTGGAGAATTATGGGAAAGAAGTTTTAGAAGTTTAATAGTAGAGGCAGGAGTAAAAGCTGTAGAAGCTGCTGGTATAGATGGAAAGGACATTGATGAAATATATATTGGAAATATGAGTTCTGGTTTATTTGTTGGGCAAGAGCATGTTGCAAGCTTAATAGCTGATCACGCTGGACTTAATCCTATAGCTGCCACCAGAGTTGAAGCAGCATGTGCATCAGGAAGTTTAGCTTTGAGGCAGGCTATATTAAATGTTGCTAGTGGAGCAAGTGATATTATTTTAGTAGGTGGAGTAGAAAAGATGACTGATGTTGTTGATCCTACAAAAGCCATATCATCAGCAGCAGATCAAGAATGGGAAGCTATTTTTGGAGCTACCTTTCCATCTTTATATGCTATGATGGCTAGAAGATATATGTATGAGTATGGTTTAACATTAGAAGAGTTATCAATGTGGAGTGTAATAATGCATGAACATGGATCTAAGAATAAGTATGCACAGTTCAGAAATAAAGTTACTTTAGAACAAGTTATGAATTCTCCAATTATAGCTGATCCATTAAGATTATTACATTGCTCACCAATTTCAGATGGAGCAGCAGCTTTAGTTATATGCGAAGCTGAAAAGGCTAAAGAGTTTGTAAATAGTGATGATATCATATATATTAAAGCTTCAGCTCAAGCTAGTGATACAATAGCTTTACACAGTAGAGAAAAAATAACTGAACTAAAAGCTGCTAAGATAGCTTCAGAGAAAGCTTATAAGATGGCTAAAATTGAGGCTAAGGATATTGATGTTTCTGAAGTTCATGACTGTTTTGCTATAAATGGTTTAATATTACTTGAAGATATTGGATTCTGTAAGAAAGGGGAAGCTAAATATTTATTGGATGATATAAGGATAGATGGAAAAAAGCCAGTAAACCCCAGTGGTGGTTTAAAAGCAGCAGGACATGCATTAGGAGCTACAGGAATTAGGCAAGTAGGAGAGATTTATTGGCAGTTAAAGAGAGATAAAGAGGTTAAAGATAGACAGGTTGAAATAAAGAATGGTTATGGTTTAGCTGTTAATGTTGGAGGTACAGGTGGGACAGTTTGTGTTCATATCCTTTCAGATAAAAGGTGA
- a CDS encoding topoisomerase DNA-binding C4 zinc finger domain-containing protein translates to MIELFNILSKDIHINITKLSDETFNQNWKVPEGFISIIGLENAKLPVYYYGITNNYEKYYDIKKVETPKGKQIFVRLYYQFDRRDIIEKEKYVVANAFTGLLLLIKIDKEEFIENATKLLKHVYKKDEFVKDTLDSINLFDDLDETIRFVANRDYNWLIGRIKYNMGLLKSSGQGYYLLPVKTNMQITEGLNVNDNKLIIDLENANLFKHYIIYVDTVNNKIFFNRNRLCNKKPILEEIMSKIDENTCPWCGAKLRVVKTKKGEFLGCSNYPKCLYRRFPNKDE, encoded by the coding sequence ATGATAGAGTTATTTAACATTTTATCAAAAGATATACATATTAATATAACTAAATTAAGTGATGAAACATTTAATCAAAATTGGAAAGTTCCTGAAGGATTTATATCAATAATTGGACTTGAAAATGCAAAGTTACCTGTTTATTATTATGGGATTACAAATAATTATGAAAAATATTATGATATAAAAAAAGTAGAAACTCCTAAAGGAAAGCAGATTTTTGTTAGATTGTATTATCAGTTTGATAGAAGAGATATTATTGAAAAAGAAAAATATGTTGTAGCTAATGCCTTTACTGGATTGTTATTGTTGATAAAGATAGATAAAGAAGAATTTATTGAAAATGCCACAAAATTATTAAAACATGTTTATAAGAAAGATGAGTTTGTTAAAGATACCTTAGATAGCATAAACCTATTTGATGATTTAGATGAAACAATTAGGTTTGTGGCTAATAGAGATTATAATTGGCTTATAGGTAGAATAAAATATAATATGGGATTATTGAAAAGCTCTGGGCAGGGGTATTATTTATTGCCAGTAAAAACAAACATGCAAATAACTGAAGGATTAAATGTAAATGATAATAAGCTTATCATTGATCTTGAAAATGCTAATTTGTTTAAACACTATATAATATATGTAGATACTGTTAATAATAAGATATTCTTTAATAGAAATAGATTGTGTAATAAAAAACCTATATTAGAAGAGATAATGAGTAAAATTGATGAAAATACATGTCCATGGTGTGGAGCTAAATTAAGAGTAGTTAAAACAAAAAAAGGGGAATTTTTGGGATGTAGCAATTATCCAAAGTGTTTATATAGAAGATTTCCTAATAAAGATGAATAA
- a CDS encoding CooT family nickel-binding protein translates to MCSCNLYFKNELVMEDVIFVKKENNKIIAYDLFGEKKEFEGDIKIVDLNNNKIYIE, encoded by the coding sequence ATGTGTAGCTGTAATTTATATTTTAAAAATGAGTTAGTTATGGAGGATGTGATTTTTGTAAAGAAAGAGAATAATAAAATTATAGCCTATGACTTATTTGGTGAAAAAAAAGAGTTTGAAGGGGACATAAAGATTGTTGATTTAAATAATAATAAAATATACATAGAGTGA
- a CDS encoding thiamine pyrophosphate-binding protein: MKFLEAIVDFLERNIKTLFYYPGEQVLPLCEEVENSKINNILAGDERGAGFMAEGYARITNYIGVAISSTPGAGNLVTPALNAYKDNSSILLITGRNYKKYRGENYFQEIDMNFLNIYKGYFDPKYEDFVKAFYECLYSRRPIHINISLDCYDKEVEVRDYIKYKYNYNFNIDIESRKPLLLIGQGIYGLMPYKDIIKINKILKSVQIPISTTFPARGVISENSDNCIGLVGRRGDIKSLLEADKIINIGSSLSYNTYVESVRNELLKKTININFYPNDIKEVKELFNNISLDNLWFEKELYFTPKGDYSKKIYTLISSLPDDAIIVNDAGKHTVFTCLLKKCYLPKSLIASHSFGCMGFSLPTAIGVKLACLDYGIDREVVSINGDGSFIMNLQELKVISENNLKILIVIFENHKLGRFKTINNPNFVKIAESFNIDAYKTENYEEIEDVVKGYLRGNKPLLLSIKTEDEDLPTPNR, from the coding sequence ATGAAATTTTTAGAAGCTATTGTAGATTTCTTAGAAAGGAATATAAAAACCCTTTTCTACTACCCAGGAGAGCAAGTTTTACCACTATGTGAAGAAGTAGAAAATAGTAAGATAAACAATATTTTAGCTGGAGATGAGAGGGGAGCAGGGTTTATGGCTGAGGGATATGCAAGGATAACAAATTATATTGGAGTTGCAATATCTTCAACACCTGGCGCAGGAAATTTAGTAACCCCTGCATTGAATGCTTATAAAGATAATTCCTCAATCTTATTAATAACAGGTAGAAATTATAAGAAATACAGAGGGGAAAATTATTTTCAAGAAATAGATATGAATTTTTTAAATATTTATAAAGGTTATTTTGATCCAAAATATGAAGATTTTGTGAAAGCATTTTATGAATGTTTATATAGTAGAAGACCTATACATATAAATATATCCCTGGACTGTTATGATAAAGAAGTGGAAGTTAGAGATTATATAAAATATAAATATAATTATAATTTTAATATAGATATAGAGAGTAGGAAACCTCTATTATTAATTGGTCAAGGAATATATGGTTTAATGCCATATAAAGATATTATAAAAATAAATAAAATCTTAAAATCTGTTCAAATTCCTATATCTACAACTTTTCCTGCTAGAGGGGTGATATCTGAGAATTCTGATAATTGTATAGGCTTAGTAGGGAGGAGAGGAGATATAAAATCTTTATTAGAAGCTGATAAAATTATAAATATTGGATCTTCACTGTCTTATAACACATATGTAGAGAGTGTAAGAAATGAACTTTTAAAAAAGACTATAAATATAAATTTTTATCCAAATGATATTAAAGAAGTAAAAGAGCTATTTAATAACATCAGCTTAGATAATTTATGGTTTGAAAAAGAATTATACTTTACTCCAAAAGGAGATTACTCTAAGAAAATTTATACTCTAATATCTTCACTACCTGATGATGCAATTATTGTTAATGATGCAGGAAAGCACACTGTTTTCACATGTTTATTAAAAAAATGTTATCTTCCAAAGAGCTTAATAGCCTCTCATTCATTTGGATGTATGGGATTTTCACTACCAACAGCTATTGGGGTTAAGTTAGCCTGTCTTGATTATGGAATAGATAGAGAGGTTGTATCTATAAATGGTGATGGTAGCTTTATAATGAATCTACAGGAGTTAAAAGTTATTTCTGAAAATAATTTAAAAATTCTTATTGTTATCTTTGAAAATCATAAATTGGGAAGATTTAAAACAATAAATAATCCAAACTTTGTTAAAATTGCTGAAAGCTTTAATATTGATGCTTATAAAACTGAAAATTATGAAGAAATAGAAGATGTTGTAAAAGGATATTTGAGAGGAAATAAACCCTTATTACTATCAATAAAAACAGAAGATGAGGATTTACCAACACCAAATAGGTGA